A genomic region of Noviherbaspirillum sp. L7-7A contains the following coding sequences:
- a CDS encoding efflux RND transporter permease subunit codes for MNLSAPFVRRPIATVLLTIGLALAGIAAFLVLPVSPLPQVDFPSISVSATLPGASPDTMATSVATPLERRLGVIAGVNEMTSTSGNGSTRISLQFDLSRKIDAAAREVQAAINASRVDLPATLRSNPTYRKINPSDAPVMILALTSSSRTPGQVYDEVSNIVQQRLAQVEGVGDVELGGGSLPAVRVELLPFALNRYGVSMEDVRAAIQASNANRPKGAIEGDDRRLQIYTRSSAGGGRTAADYRGLVVAWRNGAAIRLSDVARVYDGQENKRTLGLFNGQPAVVVIITRQPGANVIQTVDSVRGLIPSLQAQLPPDIRLQVASDRTLSIRSSLREIEMTLVISIVLVVLVVSVFLRSLRATIIPAVATVVSLLGTFGVMYALGFSLNNLSLMALTVATGFVVDDAIVVLENTSRHIEAGMDRFKAALLGAREVGFTVLSISLSLVAVFIPLLFMGGQVGRLFREFAVTLSAAVMISLVISLTTTPMMCAWLLKPGGQHKPPGRLSRFFERGFALTQRAYEHSLDWALDSRWLVLFILVAVVGMNVYLFKAAPKGFFPTQDTGQIAAGIRADQSISFEAMQDKLRRVVDIIRRDPAVDTVVGFTGGSRAGGGFMYIALKPADQRTDRGQAVIARLRPQLSQVTGLRIFLNPVQDLRMGGRSSNSTYQYTLKSDNIADLKRWSSRLADAMRSQPALIDIDTDQEENGVESFVTVDRDSASRLGVNSRDVNNALYNSFGQRQVSTIYDELNQYRVIMEVGPAYASSPESLRDVYVPARGVAATTPTTGLAAGTSVASATMTPAATGATAGAGTTTTTTTAAAATTGTSTAVNPGLRDAASGQAISTTPTTMVPLSAFASFSERATATSISHQDAELATTISYNLAEGVSLTQAQAAVRQAEADIGMPINVRGSFEGTARGFQESQDQQPMLIAAALIVIYIVLGVLYESLVHPITVLSTLPSAGVGAIIALLLFDMDFSIIALIGVFLLIGIVKKNAIMIIDFALEAERARGLSALEAVREACLLRFRPILMTTMAAALGALPLAIGFGEGAELRRPLGVAIIGGLIASQLLTLLTTPVVYILLDKLRRRSPGERALARTAEPQST; via the coding sequence GTGAACCTGTCAGCGCCCTTTGTCCGGCGGCCCATTGCCACGGTGCTGCTGACCATCGGCCTCGCGCTGGCCGGCATCGCCGCCTTCCTTGTGCTGCCGGTGTCGCCGCTGCCGCAGGTGGACTTTCCCTCGATCTCGGTATCGGCCACGCTGCCCGGCGCCAGTCCCGACACCATGGCCACCAGCGTTGCCACGCCGCTGGAACGGAGACTGGGCGTGATTGCCGGCGTCAACGAGATGACCTCCACCAGCGGCAATGGCTCGACCCGCATCAGCCTGCAGTTCGACCTGTCGCGCAAGATCGATGCCGCCGCGCGCGAGGTGCAGGCGGCGATCAATGCTTCCCGGGTCGACCTGCCGGCCACGCTGCGCAGCAACCCGACCTACCGCAAGATCAATCCCTCGGATGCGCCGGTGATGATCCTGGCGCTGACCTCGAGCAGCCGCACGCCGGGCCAGGTGTATGACGAAGTCTCCAATATCGTGCAGCAGCGCCTGGCGCAGGTCGAAGGCGTGGGCGATGTGGAGCTGGGCGGCGGCTCGCTGCCGGCGGTGCGGGTGGAGCTGCTGCCGTTCGCGCTGAACCGCTACGGCGTGAGCATGGAAGACGTGCGCGCCGCGATCCAGGCCAGCAATGCCAACCGGCCCAAGGGCGCCATCGAGGGCGACGACCGGCGGCTGCAGATCTATACCCGCTCCTCGGCCGGCGGCGGCCGCACGGCCGCCGATTACCGCGGCCTGGTGGTGGCCTGGCGCAATGGCGCGGCGATCCGGCTGTCCGACGTGGCCAGGGTGTATGACGGACAGGAGAACAAGCGCACGCTGGGCCTGTTCAACGGCCAGCCGGCGGTGGTGGTGATCATCACCCGCCAGCCCGGCGCCAATGTGATCCAGACCGTCGACAGCGTGCGCGGGCTGATCCCGTCGCTGCAGGCCCAGCTGCCGCCGGACATCAGGCTGCAGGTGGCATCGGACCGCACGCTGTCGATCCGCTCCTCGCTGCGCGAGATCGAGATGACGCTGGTCATTTCCATCGTGCTGGTGGTGCTGGTGGTCAGCGTGTTCCTGCGCAGCCTGCGCGCCACCATCATTCCGGCGGTGGCCACCGTGGTGTCGCTGCTGGGCACCTTCGGCGTGATGTATGCGCTGGGCTTCTCGCTCAACAACCTGTCGCTGATGGCACTGACGGTGGCCACCGGCTTCGTGGTCGACGATGCCATCGTGGTGCTGGAAAACACCAGCCGGCATATCGAGGCCGGCATGGACCGCTTCAAGGCCGCGCTGCTGGGCGCGCGCGAGGTCGGCTTCACGGTGCTGTCGATCAGCCTGTCGCTGGTGGCGGTATTCATCCCGCTGCTGTTCATGGGCGGCCAGGTCGGCCGCCTGTTCCGCGAGTTCGCGGTCACGCTGTCGGCGGCGGTGATGATCTCGCTGGTGATCTCGCTGACCACGACGCCGATGATGTGCGCCTGGCTGCTCAAGCCCGGTGGGCAGCACAAGCCGCCCGGACGGCTGTCGCGCTTCTTCGAGCGCGGCTTTGCGCTGACCCAGCGCGCCTATGAGCACAGCCTGGATTGGGCGCTGGACAGCCGCTGGCTGGTGCTGTTCATCCTGGTGGCGGTGGTGGGCATGAATGTCTACCTGTTCAAGGCCGCGCCCAAGGGTTTCTTTCCGACCCAGGACACCGGACAGATCGCCGCCGGCATCCGCGCCGACCAGAGCATTTCCTTCGAGGCGATGCAGGACAAGCTGCGCCGCGTGGTCGACATCATCCGGCGCGACCCGGCGGTGGATACCGTGGTCGGCTTCACCGGCGGCAGCCGCGCCGGCGGCGGCTTCATGTATATCGCCCTGAAGCCGGCGGACCAGCGCACGGATCGTGGCCAGGCAGTGATTGCCCGGCTGCGGCCGCAGCTGTCGCAGGTGACGGGCTTACGCATCTTCCTGAACCCGGTGCAGGACCTGCGCATGGGCGGGCGCTCCAGCAATTCCACTTACCAGTACACGCTCAAGAGCGACAACATCGCCGACCTGAAGCGCTGGTCCAGCCGGCTTGCCGATGCGATGCGCAGCCAGCCGGCGCTGATCGACATCGACACCGACCAGGAAGAGAACGGGGTCGAGAGCTTCGTCACGGTGGACCGCGACAGCGCCTCGCGGCTGGGCGTGAATTCGCGCGACGTCAACAATGCGCTCTACAACAGCTTCGGCCAGCGCCAGGTATCGACGATCTACGATGAGCTGAACCAGTACCGGGTCATCATGGAAGTGGGGCCGGCCTATGCAAGCAGCCCGGAGTCGCTGCGCGATGTGTACGTGCCGGCCCGTGGCGTTGCCGCGACCACGCCCACTACCGGCCTGGCCGCCGGCACCAGCGTGGCCAGCGCGACGATGACGCCGGCAGCCACCGGCGCCACGGCCGGCGCAGGAACGACAACCACCACGACCACCGCAGCCGCCGCGACCACCGGCACCAGCACCGCCGTCAACCCGGGCCTGCGCGACGCCGCCAGCGGCCAGGCGATCAGCACCACGCCAACCACCATGGTGCCGCTGTCAGCCTTCGCCAGCTTCAGCGAGCGCGCGACCGCCACCTCCATCAGCCACCAGGATGCGGAACTGGCAACCACCATCTCCTACAACCTGGCCGAGGGCGTCAGCCTGACCCAGGCGCAGGCCGCGGTGCGCCAGGCCGAGGCCGACATCGGCATGCCGATCAATGTGCGCGGCAGCTTCGAAGGGACTGCCCGCGGCTTCCAGGAAAGCCAGGACCAGCAGCCGATGCTGATCGCCGCCGCGCTGATCGTGATCTATATCGTACTGGGCGTGCTGTACGAAAGCCTGGTGCATCCCATCACGGTGCTGTCGACGCTGCCGTCGGCCGGCGTCGGCGCCATCATTGCGCTGCTGCTGTTCGACATGGACTTTTCCATCATCGCGCTGATCGGCGTATTCCTGCTGATCGGGATCGTGAAGAAGAACGCGATCATGATCATCGACTTCGCGCTCGAAGCCGAGCGTGCCCGCGGCCTGTCGGCACTGGAGGCGGTGCGCGAGGCCTGCCTGCTGCGCTTCCGTCCCATCCTGATGACCACCATGGCGGCGGCGCTGGGCGCGCTGCCACTGGCCATCGGCTTCGGCGAAGGCGCAGAGCTGCGCCGGCCGCTGGGCGTTGCCATCATCGGCGGCCTGATCGCCAGCCAGCTGCTGACGCTGCTGACCACGCCGGTGGTCTACATCCTGCTCGACAAGCTGCGCCGGCGCAGCCCGGGCGAGCGGGCGCTGGCCCGCACCGCCGAACCGCAATCGACCTGA
- a CDS encoding efflux transporter outer membrane subunit, whose translation MRLSLTVPSLTVPSLTVPSQRRMLAATLCAVLGGCALAPAYEAPPVNLPAGFKEAGDWVPATPADDAPRGAWWTIFNDPVLNDLVAAVQVSNQNVAAASAAYAQARALVAGQRAALFPAVSLGADADRSSSRSVSSAATGARLGNSYQVSLGGSWEPDLWGRLRGGVQNAAAQAQASAADLALATLSAQGELAANYLNLRETDVQAELLRATIAGYERVLQITQNRYDAGVAPKTDLFQSQTQLATARADLVALQRQRAQLEHAIAVLLGKTPAEFSLAPAAWQPTVPDIPLVLPATLLQRRPDIAAAERRVAAANASIGVARAGYFPGIGLSASYGYGASRVGDLFNASAAAWSLGLSLAQRVFDAGAVNAQVASARAAHERTAAQYRQTVLVAFQDVEDQLAASRVLSQQLELRRTASSAADQAEQQVLNRYRAGQVSYTEVVTAQATALQARRTLAQLQANRQIVAVALMQALGGGWTGQGNP comes from the coding sequence ATGCGCCTATCCCTGACCGTTCCTTCCCTGACCGTTCCTTCCCTGACTGTTCCTTCGCAACGACGCATGCTGGCCGCAACGCTGTGCGCCGTCCTCGGCGGCTGCGCGCTGGCGCCGGCCTATGAAGCGCCGCCCGTCAACCTGCCCGCGGGCTTCAAGGAAGCCGGCGACTGGGTGCCGGCCACGCCGGCGGACGACGCGCCGCGCGGCGCCTGGTGGACCATCTTCAACGACCCGGTGCTCAACGACCTGGTGGCCGCCGTGCAGGTGTCGAACCAGAACGTGGCCGCCGCCAGCGCCGCCTATGCGCAGGCGAGGGCGCTGGTGGCCGGACAGCGCGCGGCCCTGTTTCCGGCCGTGTCGCTGGGCGCCGATGCCGATCGCAGCAGCTCGCGCAGCGTGTCGTCCGCCGCGACGGGCGCGCGGCTCGGCAACAGCTACCAGGTCAGCCTGGGCGGCAGCTGGGAACCCGACCTGTGGGGCAGGTTGCGCGGCGGCGTGCAGAATGCCGCTGCCCAGGCCCAGGCCAGCGCCGCCGACCTTGCGCTGGCCACGCTGTCGGCCCAGGGCGAGCTGGCGGCCAACTATCTGAACCTGCGCGAGACCGATGTCCAGGCCGAACTGCTGCGGGCCACCATTGCCGGCTACGAGCGGGTGCTGCAGATCACGCAGAACCGTTACGACGCCGGCGTGGCGCCGAAGACCGACCTGTTCCAGTCACAGACCCAGTTGGCCACCGCCCGCGCCGACCTGGTGGCGCTGCAGCGGCAGCGCGCGCAGCTGGAACATGCGATCGCGGTACTGCTGGGCAAGACGCCGGCCGAATTCAGCCTGGCGCCGGCGGCATGGCAGCCCACGGTGCCGGACATTCCGCTGGTGCTGCCGGCGACCCTGCTGCAGCGGCGCCCGGACATCGCTGCCGCCGAGCGTCGGGTGGCGGCCGCGAATGCGAGCATCGGCGTAGCCCGCGCCGGCTATTTCCCCGGCATCGGCCTCTCCGCGTCCTACGGCTATGGCGCCAGCCGGGTCGGCGACCTGTTCAATGCATCCGCCGCGGCCTGGTCGCTCGGGCTGTCGCTGGCGCAGCGCGTCTTCGACGCCGGCGCCGTCAATGCCCAGGTGGCCAGCGCCCGCGCCGCGCACGAGCGCACTGCGGCCCAGTATCGCCAGACCGTGCTGGTGGCCTTCCAGGATGTGGAAGACCAGCTCGCCGCCAGCCGCGTGCTGTCGCAGCAGCTCGAATTGCGCCGCACCGCGTCCAGCGCGGCGGACCAGGCCGAACAGCAGGTGCTGAACCGCTACCGCGCCGGCCAGGTCAGCTATACCGAGGTCGTCACGGCGCAAGCCACCGCGCTGCAGGCGCGGCGCACGCTGGCCCAGTTGCAGGCCAACCGCCAGATCGTGGCGGTGGCGTTGATGCAGGCGCTGGGCGGCGGGTGGACGGGGCAGGGGAATCCGTAA
- a CDS encoding MFS transporter → MNTTTLPYGAASSARQQLEAATYAKVTWRLLPFLFICYVAAYLDRVNVGFAKLQMLSDLQFSETVYGLGAGIFFIGYFFFEVPSNIIMHKVGARVWIGRIMITWAILSGAMMYVTSPTMFYVLRFFLGVAEAGFFPGIVLYLTYWFPAQRRSRMNALFMIGIPIAGVIGGPLSGWILNAFHGANGLSGWQWLFVIEAVPSLILGAITIFYLPNSISGASWLNAEEKRLLEENIAGDNSGKADHGLSGVFGNARVWLMAAIYFCCMMGLYGVGFYLPTLIKAAGVKDALDVGMLTAIPYGCAVVAMLFNAKSADRNRERRWHFAVASALGGLGLMLATIFGDNVTLAMAALSLGTAGLLATMPVFWTYPSAILGGTAAAAGIALINSVGNLAGFVSPSIIGWMKDVTHSTNAGMYVVSAALFLGALLALLQPRSLVNR, encoded by the coding sequence ATGAATACCACCACGCTACCGTACGGCGCAGCGTCTTCCGCGCGCCAGCAGCTGGAAGCCGCGACCTATGCCAAGGTCACCTGGCGTCTGCTGCCTTTCCTGTTCATCTGCTATGTCGCGGCTTATCTCGACCGCGTCAATGTCGGCTTCGCCAAGCTGCAGATGCTCAGTGACCTGCAGTTCAGCGAAACCGTCTACGGCCTCGGCGCCGGCATTTTCTTCATCGGCTATTTCTTCTTCGAAGTGCCGAGCAACATCATCATGCATAAGGTGGGCGCCCGTGTCTGGATCGGCCGCATCATGATCACCTGGGCCATCCTGTCGGGCGCGATGATGTATGTGACCAGCCCGACCATGTTCTACGTGCTGCGCTTTTTCCTGGGCGTGGCGGAAGCCGGCTTCTTTCCCGGCATCGTGCTGTACCTGACCTACTGGTTCCCGGCGCAGCGCCGCAGCCGCATGAATGCGCTATTCATGATCGGCATCCCGATCGCCGGCGTGATCGGCGGACCGCTGTCGGGCTGGATCCTGAATGCCTTCCATGGCGCAAACGGCCTGTCAGGCTGGCAGTGGCTGTTCGTGATCGAGGCGGTGCCTTCACTGATCCTCGGCGCCATCACCATTTTCTATCTGCCCAACAGTATTTCCGGCGCCTCCTGGCTCAATGCCGAGGAAAAGCGGCTGCTGGAAGAAAACATCGCCGGCGACAACAGCGGCAAGGCCGACCATGGCCTGTCGGGCGTGTTCGGCAACGCCCGCGTCTGGCTGATGGCAGCCATCTACTTCTGCTGCATGATGGGCCTGTATGGCGTTGGCTTCTACCTGCCAACGCTGATCAAGGCGGCCGGCGTGAAGGACGCGCTCGATGTCGGCATGCTCACGGCAATTCCCTACGGCTGCGCCGTGGTGGCGATGCTCTTCAACGCCAAAAGCGCCGACCGCAACCGCGAGCGCCGCTGGCACTTCGCCGTCGCCAGCGCGCTGGGCGGCCTGGGCCTGATGCTGGCCACCATCTTCGGCGACAACGTCACGCTGGCGATGGCCGCGCTGTCCCTGGGCACGGCCGGCCTGTTGGCCACCATGCCGGTGTTCTGGACCTATCCGAGCGCCATCCTCGGCGGCACCGCGGCCGCGGCCGGCATTGCGCTGATCAACTCGGTGGGCAACCTGGCCGGCTTCGTCAGCCCGTCCATCATCGGCTGGATGAAGGATGTCACCCATAGCACCAATGCCGGCATGTACGTGGTGTCGGCGGCGCTGTTCCTCGGCGCATTGCTGGCGCTACTGCAGCCGCGCAGCCTGGTCAATCGCTGA
- a CDS encoding cytochrome P450 yields the protein MTTTTAVARTAIPREPGIDHTVALLREGYRFIGERCQAYGSDVFETRLMMSRVFCVSGEDAARMFYVPDRFTRRGALPPNALTLLQDYGSAIMLDGQAHRHRKRLFMSLLQRQSVERMTQLAVEQWRARIDAWEGMKEVVLHDEVEGILCRAVCAWAGIELGAGEARERTVEFAAMIDGAGSVGARNARGQMLRAQTERWARGLIEGVRDGSLDVAHDCALAIIARHQDENGKALPLNVAAVELVNLLRPTVAVARYITFAALALHQNPQYREGLAAGHDDRLQCFAQEVRRFYPFFPMVGGRALQPFEWRGHLFLPGDWVVLDLYGTNHDPALWPRPNVFRPERFENWDGNPFTLIPQGGGEHDSGHRCAGEFLTIALIKGLTRELAAMRYVVPRQNMWIDLGRLPAIPASRFIMSNVQPAY from the coding sequence ATGACAACGACCACCGCCGTCGCCCGCACTGCCATCCCAAGGGAACCCGGCATCGACCATACCGTGGCGCTGCTCAGGGAAGGCTACCGCTTCATCGGCGAGCGCTGCCAGGCCTATGGCAGCGATGTCTTCGAAACCCGGCTGATGATGAGCCGGGTGTTCTGCGTCAGCGGCGAGGACGCCGCCCGGATGTTCTACGTGCCTGACCGTTTCACCCGCCGCGGCGCCCTGCCGCCGAATGCGCTGACGCTGCTGCAGGACTATGGCAGCGCGATCATGCTGGACGGGCAGGCGCATCGCCATCGCAAGCGCCTGTTCATGTCGCTGCTGCAGCGGCAGTCGGTCGAACGCATGACGCAGCTTGCTGTCGAGCAGTGGCGCGCCCGCATCGACGCCTGGGAAGGCATGAAGGAGGTCGTGCTGCACGATGAAGTGGAAGGGATATTGTGCCGCGCCGTCTGCGCCTGGGCCGGCATCGAACTGGGCGCAGGCGAAGCCAGGGAGCGCACCGTGGAATTCGCGGCGATGATCGACGGTGCCGGCTCGGTCGGCGCCCGCAATGCGCGCGGCCAGATGTTGCGGGCACAGACCGAGCGCTGGGCGCGCGGCCTGATCGAAGGCGTGCGCGACGGCAGCCTGGATGTGGCGCATGACTGCGCGCTGGCAATCATTGCACGGCATCAGGATGAGAACGGGAAAGCACTGCCCTTGAATGTGGCGGCGGTGGAACTGGTCAATCTGCTGCGGCCCACCGTCGCGGTGGCGCGCTACATCACCTTTGCCGCCCTTGCCCTGCATCAGAATCCGCAATACCGCGAAGGCCTGGCCGCCGGCCACGACGACAGGCTGCAGTGCTTTGCCCAGGAAGTGCGGCGTTTCTATCCCTTCTTCCCGATGGTGGGCGGACGGGCGCTGCAGCCTTTCGAATGGCGCGGGCATCTGTTCCTGCCGGGCGACTGGGTGGTGCTGGACCTGTACGGCACCAATCATGACCCGGCCCTGTGGCCCAGGCCGAATGTGTTCCGGCCGGAGCGCTTCGAGAACTGGGACGGCAATCCCTTCACCCTGATCCCTCAGGGCGGCGGCGAGCATGACAGCGGGCACCGCTGCGCCGGTGAATTCCTGACCATTGCTCTGATCAAGGGCCTGACGCGGGAACTGGCCGCGATGCGCTATGTGGTGCCGCGCCAGAACATGTGGATAGACCTGGGCCGGCTGCCGGCGATCCCGGCCAGCCGCTTCATCATGAGCAATGTGCAGCCGGCCTATTGA